tgagcgataagggagtaaagggttatggggagcgggcggggaagtggagctgagtccatgatcagatcagccatgatcttattgaatgatggagcaggctcgaggggctgtatggctgactcctgctcctatttcttatgttcttatgttcttttgttcttaactcacgcaagtgccctattattctcatagggccagccatctggactctggcaacatcaGCAGTCGAGCcacgtgtgcttgaaatttacctttggATGTTTCGCTGTTCTGATAAACAAAGGACCTCTCAACGTCCCTCAGTCGGTTGGCAGGGAATCCAAAATTCCAATCCTCGTCGCAAATCTGTGATATCTTTAGACACCACTAGACAATCACAcaactacaagatggctccttagcagaactgtgatcacatgaccttttattgtcatTGCATCAGTAGTCgattaggtggagctctattactttGTTGAaccaacttcttgaaccgctgcagtccgtgtggtgagggtctcccacagtgctggtagggagggagttccaggattgtgacccagcgacaatgaaggaacggccgatatatttcccagtcaggatggtgtgtgactgggaggggaacgtggaggtggtggtgttcccatgcgcctgctgcccttgtccttctaggtggtagaggtcgcgggtttgggaggtgctgccgaagaagccttggcgagttgctgcagtgcatcttgtagatggtgcacactgcagccagggggcgccggtggtggagggagtgagtgttggaggtggtggatggggagccaatcaagcggctgctttgtcctggatggtgtcgagcttctcgagtgttgttggagctgcaccatccaggcaagtggggagtgttccatcacactcctgacttgtgccttgtagatggtggaaaagctttggggagtcaggaggtgagacactcgccgcagaatatccagcctctgacccgctcttgtagtcacagtatttatgtggctggtccagttaagtttctgctcaatggtgacccccaggatgctgatggtgggggattcggtgatggtaatgccgttgaatgtcaaggggcggtggttagactctcgcttgttggagatggtcattgcctggcacttgtgtggtgtgaatgttacttgccacttaccagcccgagcctgaatgttgtccgggtcttgctgtatgtggcacggactgctccattatctgaggagttgtgaatggaactgaacactgtgcagtcatcagcgaacatccccacttctgaccttatcatagaatcattgaattatagaaatttacagcacagcaggaggccattttgaTCCATCgtgagatctatccagcctaatcccactttccagcctaatcccactttccagcctaatcccacttttcagcctaatcccactttccagcttgtagcaccagctttctggccatttttaTCAACAATACTTTGAATATTCAAATCCAAAAccccaagaaagaactgtactGTTTGGCAAGCTTGTGTGGGTGGCTTAGTGAATCGGATCGACTGGCAGGAGTTCGAGCCAGGCTAACTTGACTGAGGTGCATCCATCTGCAAAtggacatttcacactgacaggctggtTGGAAGGGAACGCAGGCCGACTGATCTCATCATCATCtaaagtgattactgggaacaataccccaagaggtaactcagagacactacGCCTTCGCATTATTAAAACACAGTCATGACTCAGTCCCAACCAAAACTGGTGCAGGCAGGAAATAGCCAGGCCTTGGTCTTCCAGGAGATCAGTTTGGGACatgctaatgggggccatcaactcaggaaacaaGAGACATCCCGTAATCAACACCCAATGTCTCTCCAGGTACAAGGTATGGGAGCAGGaaaacaaaatatatatattttttaaatatactttattcatataaaaatttgtacagtacattctaaagcagttcagtccatttagctgcagtcagcaatcccatacaatacctcTGGGAGCTGACAGCAGTGCCGTTCGATACATTCCctcgcttttcagttcaagtacaattcggtccaatacgggataccttgtcgtacattcgacaaattacatcaCATGTCActgtacagtacacggaatgggtgacggtacatttacatttttcttttcaacgtgcattatgaaacagaccttgcattgtacatggcactaccaaAATATCATTTTTCACAAAGGTTTCAAAGGTTACGAACCACTCCAGGCcacagggggtgagggggtaaGGTCCAGATAGATCACCTGAGTCAATCCATCAGTCAGTATTGGTGGGAGGGAAGGTGATGggttttgaggatataaggagccaTTGTGCAACAAGCTCCAGCTCAGGTTCGCAGCTCAAGCTCGAAGTTCAAGTTCGCAGCTCAAGTTCGAAGTTCAAGTTCGCAGCTCAAGTTCGAAGTTCAAGTTCGCAGCTCAAGTTCGAAGTACAGGTTCGCAGCTCAAGTTTGCAGCTCAAGTTCGCAGCTCAAGTTCGCAGCTCAAGTTCGCAGCTCAAGTTCGAAGTTCAAGTTCGCAGTTCAAGTTCGCAGCTCAAGTTCGAAGCTCAAGTTCGAAGTTCAAGTTCGCAGCTCAAGTTCGAAGCTCAAGTTCGAAGTTCAAGTTCGCAGCTCAAGTTCGAAGCTCAAGTTCGAAGTTCAAGTTCGCAGCTCTCTTCATTTCAAAGAGACAGCGCCAGAAGGTGAGCGCTGCTCTTCaaccctcaccaacggacctcgacTCAAACTGGAACTTGGATTCCGTCGGCGGTACGGAACCAGGAGCGAGACGTAGagtaagaagctgcaagcaagacaacgggcaatcagggAGAGCATATTGCCTGTGCCGACACATCAGCAAGGCCACTtcgctgtgtgagggggtgattgtaagtcccaagcaaacccaaggggtttagtgctgggggcgggggggtcctgtgttagtttatttcacgggaGGGTTCTTTTATGAAGTCATGGTAACTTAGCACGGCAGTGcttattggacaagccagggttatactgttttgcactgtttatgagtggtgttgttacTCTTATTAAACACAATATGATTGAGCCTGAAAAACGTGTGTCCGAGTTGGATCTGTCCACATAATCCCTATTGTCCAGAAGTTGTAGAAGGAGGTGTGTTTTGGGTACGCCTGAGAAAACCAGCTacaagcactaggtccgtagccctgtaggttacggcacttcaggtgcacatccaagtactttttaaatgtggtgagggtttctgcctctaccacactttcaggccgtgagttcctgaATCTCACGTAAAGAAATTtagcctcaaatcccctctaaactttctaccaattacgttaaatctataccccctggttgttgacccctctgctaagggaaataggccctttctatcctcgatatctaggcccctcataattttatgcagctcaatgaggtctcccctcagcctcctctgttccaaggaaaacaaacccagcctgtccaatctgtcctcatagccaagattctccactcccggcaacgtcctcgtaaatctcctctgtaccctccccaatgcaatcacgtccttcctgtaatgtagtgaccagaactcgacgcaatattccagctgtggcctaaccagtgtgttatacaattcaagcataaactccctgctcttatattccatgcctcggctaataacgcCAAGTATTctgtacgccttcttaaccaccttatccacctgttctgctaccttcagggatctgtggacctgcactcccaggtccctttgtacctctacacttctcagtgtcctacatatttaatgtgtgttccgtttccatgttagccctccccaaatgcattacctcgcacttatctggattaaattccatttgccactgttctgaccttatgatggagggaaggccattgatgaagcagctgaagatggttgggcctcggacactaccctgaggaactcctgcagcgatgtcctagggctgtgatgattgacctccaacctccacaaccatcttcctctgtgctgggtatgactccagccagtggagagttttccccctgattcccattgaccagttttactcgggctccttgatgccacactcggtcaaatgctgccttgatgtcgcgggcagtcactctcacctcacctctggaattcagcttttttgtccatgtttggaccgaggctgtaatgaggtctggggccaagtggttctggcagaagccaaactgagcatcagtgagcaggttattggtgagtaagtgccacttgatagcactgtaggtgacaccttccatcacatataggccaggccaggtaagggcagcagatttccttccctgaaggacattagtgaaccagacaggGTTTTACGACATTCCAGTAGTTTatgctcaccattactgaaacGACCTTTTTTTATTAGTCGGGGCGTGGAgcatgagtgtgttaatattcactctgatcactggCCCCGTTCAGGGAGTGAGTGtgataatattcaccctgatcacaggcctcacaagggagcccagtgtagacagtgtgtgagtgagtgtgttaatattcaccctgatcacaggtctcacacagggagcccagtgcagacagtgtgtgagtgagtgtgttattattcaccctgatcacaggcctcacacagggagcccagtgtagacagtgtgtgtgtgagtgtgttaatattcaccctgaccaCAGGCCTCacaagggagcccagtgtagatagtgtgtgagtgagtgtgttaatattcacactgatcacaggcctcacacagggagcccagtgtagacagtgtgtgagtgagtgtgttaatattcaccctgatcacaggcctcacacagggagcccagtgtcgatagtgtgtgagtgagtgtgatactaGTTTAAAAATGAGTATTaaagcactctacctaaacgcacgcagcattcaaaataaagtaaatgagttgacggcacaaatcattacaaatgggtatgatttggtggccagtacagaaacgtggttgcagggtggccaagactgggaattaaacatacaggggtatctgacgatttggaaagatagacaagaagggaaaggaggtggagtagctctgttaataaaggatgatatcaggacagttgtgagagacgatattggctctaatgaacaaaatgttgaatcattgtgggtggagattagagatagtaaggggaaaaagtcactggtgggtgtagtttataggcccgcaaataataatttcatggtggggcgggcaataatcaagggaataatggaggcatgtgaaaaaggaatggcagtaatcatggaggattttaacctacatatcgattggtcaaatcaaatcgcacggggtagcctggaggaggaattcatagaatgcatatgggattgtttcttcgaacagtatttacagaacctacaagggagcaagctatcttagatctggtcctgtgtaatgagacaggaataataaacgatctcctagtaaaagatcctctcggaatgagtgatcacagtatggttgaatttgtaatacagattgaggatgaggaagtagtctctcaaacgagcgtaatatgcttaaacaaaggggactacagtgggatgagtgcagagttggctaaagtagactggaaacacagactaaacggtggcacaattgaggaacagtggaggacttttaaggagctctttcatagagctcaacaaaaatatattccagtgaaaaagaagggtggtaagagaagggataaccagccgtggataaccaaggaaataaaggagagtatcaaattaaaaacctgtgagtataaggtggccaagattagagggaaaatagaagattgggaaaattttaaacgaaagcaaagaatgactgagaaagcaataaagaaaggaaagatagattacgaaggtaaacttgcgcaaaacataaaaacggatagtaaaagcttttacagatatataaaacggaaaagagtgactaaagtaaatgttggtcccttagaagatgagaagagggatttaagaatgggaaatgtggaaatggctgagaccttaaacaattattttgcttcggtcttcacagtggaagacacaaaaaccatgccaaaaattgctggtcacaggaatgtgggaagggaggaccttgagacaatcactatcactaggggggtagtgctggacaggctaatgggactcaaagtagacaagtcccctggtcctgatgaaatgcatcccagggtattaaaagagatggcggaagttatagcagatgcattcgttataatctaccaaaattctctggactctggggaggtaccagcggattggaaatcagctaatgtaacgcctctgtttaaaaaagggggcagacaaaaggcaggtaactataggtcagttattttaacatctgtagtgggaaaaatgcttgaaactatcataaaggaagaaatagtgggacatctagataggaatagtgcaatcaagcagacgcaacatggattcatgaaggggaaatcatgtttgactaatttactggaattctttgaggatataatgagcatggtggatagaggtgtaccgatggatgtggtgtatttagattttcaaaaggcattcgataaggtgccacacaaaaggtaactgcagaagatagaggtgcgtggagtcagaggaaatgtattagcatagatcgagaattggctggtgaacagaaagcagagagtcgggataaatgggtccttttcgggttgaaaatcagtggttagtggtgtgccacagggatcggtgctgggaccacaactgtttacaatatacatagatgacctggaagaggggacagagtgtagtgtaacaaaatttgcagatgacacaaagattagtgggaaagcgggttgtgtagaggacacagagaggctgcaaagagatttggataggtttagcgaatgggctaaggtttggcagatggaatacaatgtcggaaagtgtgaggtcatccaccttggggaaaaaaaacagtaaaagggaatattatttgaatggggagaaattacaacatgctgcggtgcagagggacctgggggtccttgtccatgaatcccaaaaagttagtttgcaggtgcagcaggtaatcaggaaggtgaatggaatgttggccttcattgcgagagggatggagcacaaaagcagggaggtcctgctgcaactgtacagggtattggtgaggccgcacctggagtactgcatgcagttttggtcaccttacttaaggaaggatatactagctttggagggggtacagaggcgattcactaggctgattccagagatgagggggttaccttatgatgatagattgagtagactgggtctttactctttggagttcagaaggatgaggggtgatgttatagaaacatttaaaataatgaaagggatagacaagatagaggcagagaggttgtttccactggtcggggagactagaactagggggcacagcctcaaaatacgggggagccaatttaaaaccgagttgagaaggaatttcttctcccagagggttgtgaatctgtgaagttctctgccgaaggaagcagttgaggctagctcattgaatgtattcaagtcacagatcgatagatttttaaccaataagggaattaagggttacggggagcgggcgggtaagtagagctgagtccacggccagatcagccatgatcttgttgaatgtcggagcaggctcgaggggctagatggcctactcctgttcctaattcttatgttcttatgttcttatgtgagtgagtgtgttaatattctccctgatcacaggcctcacacaggaagcccagtgtagacagtgtgtgagtgagtgtgttaatattcaccctgatcacatgcctcacacagggagcccagtgtagacattgtgtgagtgagtgtgttaatattcaccctgatcacatgcctcacacagggagcccagtgtagacagtgtgtgagtgagtgtgttaatattcaccctgatcacaggcctcacacagggagcccagtgtagacagtgtgtgagtgtgttaatattcaccctgatcacaggcctcacatagggagcccagtgtagacagtgtgtgagtgagtgtgttaatattcaccgggatcacaggtctcacacagggagcccagtgtagacagtgtgtgagtgagtgtgttaatattcaccgggatcacaggtctcacacagggagcccagtgtagacagtgtgtgagtgagtgtgttaatattcagcctgatcacagaccacacacagggagcccagtgtagacagtgtgtgaatgagtgtgttaatattcaccgggatcacaagcctcacacagggagcctagtgtagacagtgtgtgagtgagtgtgttaatattcaccctgatcacaggcctcacacagggagcccagtgtagacagtgtgtgagtgtgttaatattcaccctgatcacaggcctcacacagggagcccagtgtagacagtgtgtgagtgtgttaatattcaccctgatcacaggtctcacacagggagcccagtgtagacagtgtgtgagtgagtgtgttaatattcaccgggatcacaggtctcacacagggagcccagtgtagacagtgtgtgagtgagtgtgttaatattcaccgggatcacaggtctcacacagggagcccagtgtagacagtgtgtgagtgagtgtgttaatattcagcctgatcacagaccacacacagggagcccagtgtagacagtgtgtgaatgagtgtgttaatattcaccgggatcacaagcctcacacagggagcctagtgtagacagtgtgtgagtgagtgtgttaatattcaccctgatcacaggcctcacacagggagcccagtgtagacagtgtgtgagtgagtgtgttaatattcaccgtgATCACAGATCTCACACAGGGAGAGTGACTGGCTCACAATATCAGGCTGAGGCAGCAAAGTCTCTGCTTGTTCTCATCGTTTAATGAACTTCGCAATCtgagtaaagggatatttcactgCATTCTTTAACTGCgctctgaacttagtctgtgtcatggcataaatacccgtgtttgtgcagcaactcaggagctgcatcATCAGTCCCATTTCCATAACATAATACGGTAGAAATACCGCCTTATACCCCAAATAATACATCCGGATCCATATAGAGAACACCATCAGCATggcccataacaggatgaaattgcccGAGATAATGAACAGTGATATGATGGATTTCCTGCGACTCTCCATCTCGGGGTCTTTGGGGCGATCCGCACTGCTgggaccccggagtctcctgcgggccctGCTTGACACTgaaatgtgtctgacggtgagagcattgagcagcaggatcacAATAAATGGGATTGCAGGCGTGACAATATAATGAAGGAAGGCCATTGTTGCCCAGATTTGTGATTGGAGAACAGCCTCTGATACTTCACAAAACCAGGGGGCGTTCCAAAGGGAATACCGTCTTGTTAACATAAAATACCAAAACGTGTCCTTTAACCCGCTCAGCAGAaccactgttcccagaaccacagccgccgttctctcggtgcaatatttggttttcagcttctggcaacaaatggccacaaatcgatcgaaggtgaaagtgacggtgaaccagacagaacagtctgtgactgTGTAAAGCAGAGAGGTGTGAATATTACACACAAGGAGGGAGCGCACAAACGCAAACTGTTCACTATAAAGAATTGGCATGTGCCTGAGTATCAGGTCAACGatcacgaccagtagatccgccgtcgccatagccaccaggtagcgagtgatacatttggagagaccgcactttccccgggacaggatcacaatcgtcactaagttcactgtggtCAAAGGAAATAAACAGGAAAATTATACATCAGTCTGGGAACAAGAGCAGCAGTTTGTTGGAATTCGgggagaaacaggagcaggagtcggccattcggcccctcgagcctgctccaccatttaataagaccatggctgattcgatcatggactcaactccacttccccgcctgctccccataacccttcactcccttatcgctcaaaaatctgtctatctctatcttaaatatatttaatgacccagcctccacagctctctggggcagagaattccacagatttacaaccctctgagagaagaaattcctcctcatctcagttttaaatgggcggcctcttattcttaaactatgccccctagttctagattcccccacgaggggaaacatcctctctacatccaccttgtcaatcccaccTCAgtatctgatacatttcgataagatcatctcttattcttctgaactccagtgagcattggcccaacctactcaacctttcttcataagtcaatcccttcatcgcaggtatcaaccgagtgaaccttctctgaactgcctccaatgcaagtatatcctttcttaaatacggagaccagaactgtacgcagtactccaggtgtagcctcaccaatactctgcacagttgtagcaggacttctctgcttttatattctatcccccttgcaataaaggccaacattccatttgccttcctgatcacttgctgtacctgcatactaactgtttgtgtttcatgcacaaggacccccaggtccctctgtactgcagcactttgcaatctctctcactatttgaattataatttgcttttttatttttcctaccaaactggataacctcacatttttccacattataattcatctgccgaatgtttgcccactcacttagcctgtctatgtccctttgtagattttttgtgccctccctcacaatttgctttcccatccatctttgtatcatcagcaaacttggctacattacactcggtcccttcatctaagtcattaatatcgatcgtAAATCTGCAACCCATTCGCAACATTCAATTATATAATCTAATTGGATGAGCCGTGGAGCAGAATAGAGGGATTATTGTAAAAATAATCGGGAATACATTGTGGAATTAATAAATGGAATAGGGATAAATACAACAGGAAAGTTacagatgtttgatcaatgggAGATTAAATGATAGATCCACCTTTAGGCCAGCGGATAAAAGCAGGGCCCGAGGTCCCAGAGACACAAAGGACCAGAACCTCTCAGTAAACTTTCATGTCCCGGGATCAGCCAGCACCTGGAGCAGTGCGATTCACTTCTGTGCCCCTCTGTGCTGAGGGAGAAATCTCACTGGGAGCCTGCTCCATTATATTTAGAGCTGAAAATGACTGCAACAGCAAAATACAGAAACTGCAAACTTAGCTTGCAATAATTACAGGCAATTGTATGTAAAATGTATGGATATAATAGGACAATGCTGAGATAATAAGTACCAGGGCACTGAGGTTATAGGGCTGTAAGAAGTGTGTTAGAGATTGTGTTTTCTGCGTTTTAGTTGAAATACACAAATTGTCGCTCATTGAAAGGAAGATTTTCCAAATAAGATTGTAAAGAAGAGACACTGGATTAAAATAAGTAGTTATCATTGAGCAGTTATCTTTGAGCAGTTATCTTTGAGCAGTTATCATTGAGCAGTTATCATTGAGCAGTTATCATTGAGCAGGCAAAGCCCCACTAAATGCAGTTAATAGCATCAGAATCCCACAGGAAAGAGACGCTTCTGTAAAATATCTGAACACCAATGGAAGAGATTTATCCCTGTACTTTTTCACCTGCTGTTTTCCACTTGTGCAGAGTACATTAGCTGGGAAGGTATGAATGGATTGTCTTATCCTCAGTAATTCAGTTACCAGCAGTATAGCAGGACCGATAGAGATCCCTCTGGGTCTCACCGAGTGAGCCAATGACCGGCCATGGGATCCAACCGTCAGTTCAAAACAAAGACTGGAAATCAATGTGCTGAAATCCGGCTGAAGGAACATTTTGTAAAGGATGCTTGTAATCCTGTTCTAAACAGCAAAAGCAGTGTTGCTGATGCAGGAAAGGAGACACTGATGGGAATTTCATCCTGCATTAAAGTACCCAGGGCAGCTCAGAGAACCGAGCTTCTCTTCCTGTACTGGGCCCACACTGAGGACAAAAGCTGAGAAAGTGACAGAAAAAAGGAAGGAATAAAATAAGAGAGAAGATGGACTGCCCCAATCTTGTTCTCTGGTTTATTTCATCCCACACCTTTAGGGTAAAAACATTCACAACAAAGAAATGTTCCTAAAGAGCAGGATCTTGGAGCTGATCCCAGCGATGGAAGGATGGGACTGCCTGTATCACACAGCTCCCACCTCAGTCCAGGGAGGCGATTCCCAGCGAATACTGTTTGCCTGAATCTGCAACAAGAACAAATTGTTTTTAAAGGTTGGCGTCACCGAGCCAAACCTGTAACGGTGGTTTACTGAGGGGATAATACCAGCATTGGGTTAACACAACTAATCAAGGGAAAACACTGAGAGTATTAACCAATGAGATAAGTGCCCTGTAACCATCTCAATACTGCATGACATGCTCTGGAAACATTGAATTCTCACAAAGTCATAGTCGCAGCTCCATATCTATCAGTCTCCATCACCAACTCTCCATCACCTTCCCAGGGTCTGTCCTATCCCCCCGGCAGGTCTGACCCACCACAGGTGGGGGCGCAGTGGTACACAGTTGGGTGGGGAGATCCTGGAGTTCTCAACATTGTCTAAGGACAGAATGATGTCTCATGGCTTTCAGTCGGACATGGGCAAAGTAacttccccctcactgccccccttcaGCTGAAGAATTCACGCAGCTTTATGCTGAGCACCAGTTGATGGCCATACCGAGAGCACTAAATATACTGTGGGTCGGGAGGGGggaaacttcaatgtccatcacccagAGTGGCTTGGACGTACCACCATTAACCGAGCCCTGAAGAACACTTCTGCCAGACTGGGATTACAGCGGCTGGTGGGAGAAGCAACAAGAGACCATTGACGGcttgacctcgttctcaccaatctaaCTATCACATGTGCATCTGTCCACAATGGTATTGGGAGGAGTGACCACTGTATTTGTGGAGAATGTGATTCACCTTCACAC
The Pristiophorus japonicus isolate sPriJap1 unplaced genomic scaffold, sPriJap1.hap1 HAP1_SCAFFOLD_292, whole genome shotgun sequence genome window above contains:
- the LOC139248759 gene encoding probable G-protein coupled receptor 139, which gives rise to MDWNVTTMGHNLSTMDWNVTTMGQNLSTMDWNISTMGRSTIWEFDTLSEGYNGLMLEYRIELALRVIQHIYYPFLAALGVPVNLVTIVILSRGKCGLSKCITRYLVAMATADLLVVIVDLILRHMPILYSEQFAFVRSLLVCNIHTSLLYTVTDCSVWFTVTFTFDRFVAICCQKLKTKYCTERTAAVVLGTVVLLSGLKDTFWYFMLTRRYSLWNAPWFCEVSEAVLQSQIWATMAFLHYIVTPAIPFIVILLLNALTVRHISVSSRARRRLRGPSSADRPKDPEMESRRKSIISLFIISGNFILLWAMLMVFSIWIRMYYLGYKAVFLPYYVMEMGLMMQLLSCCTNTGIYAMTQTKFRAQLKNAVKYPFTQIAKFIKR